Sequence from the Colletotrichum higginsianum IMI 349063 chromosome 6, whole genome shotgun sequence genome:
ACTTGGTGAGGGCCTAGACTGTCCGTGGACCGCTCGACTTCACCGGTCGGGAATTCCTCGTCCCTTGTAAGCTGTGGTGACCTCTGGGCCGTGAACGAGGGGGGGGCCCTGTCAGAGGCCGTCCGTTTGGGCGAATTGAATTCTCGGCTGCGTTGATCGCTGATCTCTGCGGAGACAGGCCAGATACTTGGGAGAGActttgtctgtctgtcttttTTGCCTTCGCCAGCGAGAGCCAGAAGGGAGGGACCACTGTTTCTCTCCAAAGACGCACCCCAAACGGCTCCGGCTCCCCCTCCGTCCTCCAAACCGCCCCTCCCAACCCTCTGAAAGCTGGCCACCACCCCAAGAAGCCCTAGCTACCGCCCCCGCAGCCCCAAGCAGCTCCAAGCAACGGTCGACCACTTTTCACGGTCTGGGCGATTTGACGATCTCGCGGGGGAAAAAGACACGCGGAATGGGGTGCTTCTCTGCTTTCCCACATCCCAAGTCACCTGCCTGTGCGCCATTCCACAGCCTTTTGTGCGCATCTGCCCTTTATTCCTTCGTTCTGCCATCGTTTCTTCAACGACTCGCTTTCCGGGCTTTGGCCGAGACGAACCATAATgagacgaggcggcggtggccgcCGCGGGACAACCAAGCCCGAGATACTTATCTGCCCAAGTCGTGGTCGCGCTCTGTTGCCGCAAATAGCAGCCGCGCCGCCTGTGGCCACCCACGTAGGCATATCGCCTGCGAAGCATCAGCAAATACTAACCAACACCACGTTCACCCGTCTCATCTCTCCAGCCGCGAGCGCGCCGGTTACGACATTCGCCAGCAAGTCCCGTGGCTTAGCAAGCCCCTTATTCCCCAAGTTTCGCCCTCGAGAGACACTACCGAGGTAGCGCTTTCCACACGTGTGTGATACTTGGCGCTAACCTAGTAGGCCACGCATATGGGCGAGCCCTGTGAGCGTCCTTGCGTATATGCGCCCCCTGAGGAGACGGGAAGACGGCGTCTCGGAATGACAGCCCGCCCAAGGTCCTAAGGTAACGCAAGCCGTCACTCCGCGGTCTCAGGGCTGTCGTTCGTTGGCTAAACTCCTCACCCGTGATAACAACATCTCCTACCCCCAGAACCCTTCCTCTTTTGCACCTGGTGCAGCTGGTCCCTTGGCTGTCTCGTTTCGCATGTCGTGTGGGCGGTGATGGTGCTGTCTTGGTAATTTCGCGACGCCTTTTCGTCCATCCTGTTCGTGGTGGTATGCTAGATAGTAGGTACGCAGATACCTTCGTCACCTCGTTCGAGGCGCGGAGCGCAAGGTATCCGGGTACCTTCTCTACCCTGCGCTAGTTTCCTTCTTGCCATTTGCGCCAGGCCTAAGTGGGATACTTGGGTGGGAAAGCTCCGCGTAGGTACCTCGTAAGTACTGCATCCGTGACTGCAGCACCAGCTCTCCACTATCACTCCAGTGCACCTAccctggacctggacctgaTGGGCCAGCATCCCAGCTCCTCCCGCGAACTCCACTCTCAGCGGCCGGTCATCTTCTTTCTGCTCGCCCTTCTCAGCCCATTCATTCTATTCCCATCCATTCACCCTCCTCCGCTTCAACCGACACCAAAGACAATCGATCCCTCGTCCGTCGGCCAAATCCTTTTTCTTGTGACGAATCTGCCGATCGACTTTCTTGCTCCGTTCTACACGCTCTTTCGACTGGCGGCGGATTTTGGCCGCTCCCTTCGACGGTCAACGCAACTGCCAAACTCGACGGATATCCATCCCTGCTATTGCTGTCGCGAGTGAAaaggaaaacaaaaacaaaaaaaaagttaAAGGAAACGGGTCTCTGGGGGAATCGTGGACACCACCTCGACACCACGACACAACCGCCGACACCATCCTTCTCTGTCAGGAAGCAGCACAACAAGACTATCACTCGGCAATTCTCCCACGCGCCAAACTTCACCGACAGTTCGCCGAACAACAATTCCTGGGACAACGCTATTGCAGACAATGAATATCACCCCGACGCTACCAGACTCCCCATTATAGTCTGTTCACCATGGGCGTCAGGATCGCCATTCGTGAACAGCTGGCCTTCCTCGTGGTCTTTGCTGTTCTCGTTGGTCTGATGATCCTGTCCGTCCCCGTCTGGATCTACGTCAACCAGTTTGTCACTCAGGTTGAAGGACGCGAACTCGCCCTCACTGCATCGCTCAAGGCATCGCGTATCTCTGCCGAGCTTGAGCTCGTCCAGACCAGCATCGTCACCATATCTTCCCGAATTCTAATTCAGGACTCTTTGCTCAACTTCTACGATGGAAACGAAACCGATGAGAATTGGGTTCAGGCCAAGGGTGACCTCAACAGTGCCTTGAGTGTCGGCGCTCTCACGGGACTGCTACAAGGGAGGGTTTACTCGAGAAACACCACTGGCAACGTCCACGGTTTGCTTAACGTCACCGGAGCCAGAATCCCCGAAATTCCATTACCGTACAATGGCCCCAGCGGACAGCAGGCCTTTCTATCTGACACGCCCGAGGGCTACCCGCCCGCCCTCTACCCAAACATCACCTACGAGGACCTTGGACGCCCGAACCAGTACAGGAACAATACCAGGGCTTTCGCTGCCAATGCTTTCGAAGGAGTTCGTATCACGACCAATGGCGGCTTGTTGCTCGGTCCTATGATAATCAACGAGACGACCGCCCTCATGTCGATCACTGTTCCGATCCGGTACAACGATCAGCAAGAGTTCATCCTCGGATACATGACACTCGTCACCACGGCAAACTCTCTGATCGGTATTCGCAACTCTCGCGAAGGCTTGGGGAACACGGGGATAGTGTTGCTCGTCGGGCCCACGCAGCAATCCAACAGGTTTCCCGCCGCAAATGCCGCCAGCAATGCCACGTTTCTGCCTGACAGGGACACGGCGGCCGATGTGCCAGTGAAATTCGTCCTCCCGCCTAACCCCCTGCCCGGCCAGCGCGACCGACACAGTGAGCGAAGCTTGGCGAGCAGtaacgacgacgagccctTTCCCATGAAAGCTTACCCGGCGGTTTTCGACTCCTTCACCAAAAGATTCCTTACACCCAACAACTCAAGCTCCAAGCTTGCAACAAGTAACGAACAGGGTCTTGCAGTCGCCGTGGGCTTCGCTAGAACCAACACCGCCCTTGTTAACTGGACTGTCGTGGTAGAACAAGCCAAATCAGAGGCCGACGCGCCCATCGACACGCTCCGTAACATCATCCTGGGATGTGTGTTCGGCACTGCCGGTCTTGTCATTCTACTCATCTTCCCCTGTGCGCATCTCAGTGTGATGCCGATCAGGAGACTcaagacggcgacggagaagTCTGTTCAGCCTCCAGGCTACGAGGACGGGTACTACTCTGAAtatgacgaagacgacgagatTCCCGGCTCGGGCGGAATATCAGCGCGGTCGCAACGGTCAAAGAGGGACGGCTTCATTGCCGCTGTATACAAGTTGGTCGGTTACAAGCCCAAGGAGAAGACAGCTTCCGAACACGACCGCGATTCAACCCGTCGCATCTTCAAGATTCCTGGCAAGGTTGTGGATCGGAAGCATTTCATTTCCGACGAACTCACCGAACTGACGGAAACATTCAATGCTATGAGCGACGAACTGGTCAAGCAATACACCTCACTGGACCAGAAAGTCTTGGAACGGACCAAAGAGCTCGAAATCAGCAAGAAGGCAGCCGAAGCCGCCAACGAAAGCAAGACCCTCTTCATTGCGAACATCTCTCACGAACTCAAGACGCCACTGAATGGTATCCTTGGAATGTGCGCGGTTTGTATGGAAGAAAACGACATCCTGAGAATAAAACAATCCCTCAAAACTCTTTATAAATCGGGTAAGTCGAGACCGCTGCTTCGTACAGTTCCCGGCTAACAAGTTGTAGGTGACTTGTTACTTCATCTGCTTGAAGATCTCCTTAGCTTTTCCAAGAACCAAATCGGCCAACAACTCAATCTGGAAGAGAAGGAGTTTCGCCTGGCCGACATCAAGTCGCAGATCCTTACCATCTTTGACAAGCAGGTTAGAGAAGGCCGGATCACCTTGACTGTCAACTTTCTCGGCTCCGAGACCATTGAACTCAGCAGCAGCCCAGAGAGGACAAGCACAGACAATAGGCTGCCTGCCCTTGGCCCGCAGGGCACCGGGAGACTGAAGGATATGTGTCTCTGGGGCGACCAGCATCGCATTCTCCAGGTCATAATCAACCTGGTGAGCAACAGTGTCAAGTTCACGCCGGCAGGTGGCAGGGTAGACGTTCGCATCAAGTGTGTCGGTGAGGTGGAGACTGTATCGGCAAACGAGGGCAGCCGCTCCTCGTCGTTTTCCAAGGAGTCCAGACGTCATGGCAGGTCCCGGCACCGGCTCGGATCCAACAGTTCAACCCAGTCAGTGAGCTCCAGGGGAGGCTCAACTTCCGAGCCCGTGAAGGGTACTGCACTGGTCATCAACCCGATGGAGCCTAAGTCGACTCCGCACATCCGCGTCCGGGAACGGTctcccacgccgccgcctcctggAGCAAAGGCTTATGTCTTCGAGTTCGAAGTTGAAGATACCGGCCCGGGTATTGAGGAGCACATGCAGCAGAAGGTCTTTGAACCCTTTGTGCAAGGTGACCTTGGATTGAGCAAGAAGTTTGGTGGAACGGGTCTGGGCCTGAGCATCTGTCATCAGCTCGCAACCCTTATGGGAGGCTCAATATCCCTAAAGAGCACCGTCGGGGTCGGTACGACATTCAATATGCAGATCCCCTTGAAATATGTCAAGGACAAGTAAGTCTTCTTATTGGCAAGTAAAAAGAGGAAGTCACTAACATGAGCACATGACAGGGCCTCTAGCACCGCCTCCAGCAGCGTCAAGTCTCGACCGCCAAGCGTCGATACCATTGAGGCAATTGAAAGCCAACATAACCCGAAACGTAATTCCGGAGGAACACCCTCTAAACCGTCCATCAAACCCGCAAGCGAGACCAACGCAAAGACTATACTGGATCAACAACCGAGGCTGGTCGGCCTCAGCCAACCTTTTTTCGCGTCCAATCCGGCACGGAAGGCAAAACGGAGCACGAGGGAACAGATGGCAGCCATCGACCAGGCGATGGCTACCAAGGACAACAAGGAGATGAAGCTACGAGTGCTCGTTGCTGACGATAACTCGACAAACATTGAGGTTGTCAGCAAGATGTTGAAACTCGAGGACGTCTACGACGTCACCATAGCCAAGGACGGTCAGGAAGCGTACGACCTCGTCAAGGCAAACATGGACGACAACAAGGGCTTCGATGTCATCTTCATGGACATCCAGATGCCGAACCTCGATGGCCTGCAGTCGACAAAACTCATCCGCAAGATGGGTTACACTGCCCCCATCGTGGCGTTGACAGCGTTCTCGGAAGAGAGCAACGTAAAGGAGTGTATGGAGAGTGGCATGGACGAGTTCCTCAGCAAGCCCATCAGACGCCCTGCGCTCAAGCAAGTTCTTAAGAAATTCGCCACGATCCCAGAAGAGCCTGAAACGACGAGTTTAACCAGAAAGACGACACCAGAGCGAGCCACTCCTGAGAAACCAACACACACCAATGGCACTACAGCTCCGGATTTGAACGAGAAGGGAGATGCTATTCACCCGACCGGAAACGGGAACGCAACCGCACCGGCATCGGAGAAAATCCTATCAGAGAAGGGGTTCTGATTGTCATTTTGACGACTTGTCAGAAGCAAGCACGACACTGTCGTCATTTGTGATGCGTTACTCCTTTATTGGCATTGGatttccccctttctttcGTTTTTTAGCGACATACAAAAGTCGGCGTAAGGGCGTATCAACCTTTTGAACATATTTTTCTGTTTTTTCCGgagtttttctttctttacTGTCTACTTTATTTGTAATAAGCACTAGCCAGTCTGGTAGCGTGCGTTGATGTCGGCTTTCTCTCCTAAGAAACGAGCTTTTGGGATAGGGTAACATTCACTTGTTCTTGGGAGCGAAAAAGGGCTGGGCTGGCATATCTGCAGCGAAGTGAGCAATACGGCGGTCAAGGCCGAGGCAGACAGACGGGTGGCCCTCTCGTTTTTGCCTGtggctgggcggcgaggagtACGTCGTATGCACAAAGCAGACCGCCTACCTCTAACATGGCAGGCAACGCGGAGTTTTTGTCCTAGAGATAGAGACGGAAGCAGAAGATCCGAGTAAACGAAGCATGAGCGTGGTTGGATTTTGGGGTTTCTCGTCATATCAGGCGGGCGGGTGAAGGCGTTCCGGGCGTACACGAAGATATCCGGAGACGCATGAGGATTTCCCCATTAGTGCCGATTATCCACACGAGATCAGGACGGGGGAGGACTTTGAATTTTGAACCCAGGCATAGGGCATGGGATGACACGAGAGACTGGATTGGTAAGGGATGGCCCTCTTCGCGataagaaagagagagagggggttgggggttgggggggggtgagAGTTTGTGGACATATACCTCTGATGTCGACTACCAATGACCCATCTATCTTGCTCCATTCATCCTCATCGACTTTCTTCTAGCGTTTTGATACCTTTTCCGCGCCAACATGTGTTtccccggcggcgacttCGCCTCGATGGGTGACAAGCTGAATGcattcctcatcctcggGTCCACTCGAGGAGGATGGTGAAGGGGGATGAGAAAGGAATGGACCCGTGCAACTTGTTTCCTCTTTACCTTTTCTATTGTGGTTCTTGGGTACACAACTCCCGGGAACGACTTGGGACTGtagagacagagagagagagagatagggAGGGTCGCCTACATTTCCCCTCCGCGCGCACACGTCTTAGGCACTCGAACACCGCTCGTGCCGGGAACCCACAGGACGTCTCCGCAACTTGGCTCTTGTCGGATAAGCGGagaagggagaagggaaCACTCGTGGAGGAGTCGTAAAGCGGTCTTGGTGGAGATGTGAAATGGACAGTGATGGAcgaacgacgacgatgcctgGCCTTGACCGTCGCTCAAGGCCAGTCAGACCAGGGCCCAAAGCGAGGTCTCCAAAGGTCGAGACATCCATCTCAATTCCGTCACTCTCAAACTACGCgggggccgccggggcaAGGAGGGAAGCGAATACCAAAAAGGCCAGGGATTCATCATTCAGTATAGTACTCATCCTCAACGAGGCTTAAGGTACGAGTTTGATTTGTTACTCGTTTCATCACTGCGTATAGACCAGGAAGAAAACCAGAGGAAGACCGGAACATCACAAAGCAATCCCTTGGGCATGTGTACCCCCGAAAACCCAACTCCAGCATGTGCCCAAGTCCAAACGCGTCGCTGCCAAACGACCAACGATAGACTCTCGAGAACCCAGAAAACTCCCGACTTTGTTCTGTGACAGCCACCCCCACCCAGCCCTTTCAATTCCGTTTGCCATCCAGGACCTATGGTTCGCATGCACCGCACCCCAAGCCCCCTTCTATGCTTCCATTTTCCTGCCAGCGCCACCTGGCGAGAGAGCATAGGGGTATCGACGCCATCGATCGAACAGAAAGGAAACGAAAGCTCGAAACAAGGAGGCCAAAACACGTCGCCGGCGTACAGGTTGAGCGACAATGAAAAATGAAAAAAAAATTCGAAACTACAGCAGTACTCAACAAAACCGATGTGGTGGCTCGaacagaaaaaaagaaaaagaaaaggaatAAAAACAAGCAGCTGAGTGACCATCGGGCCGTTAAATGGCGCCCGCATCGCAAGCTGGTTGTGACAACTTCATAAAATATGGAGTCGTTGTGACTCAGCGGGTGCAGAGAGCTATCCCTGCAAGGTCTGATAAGTGGTGTTGAATCAATGACTCCATTTCGTCATAATGGCTCTGATAACATCAGAGAAACGAGTAACGGGGACCCATCCGCCCTCGCGTTGCTGAAACGGGGAAGCGAGAACAGGTCATGCGCCAGTGTGGAGTGGTCCTCTTTAGATCTCCATGTGGGCCACGACGTCCTCGCTCATGCGCCGTACCGGACTCTTCGGGTCGGAATCggtctcgtcgtcttcctcttcgtcgtagAAGAAACGCTCCTCGGtgtagtcgtcgtcggaaAACGGGACCAGGTCGCCATCGGCACCCCGATTCCAGAGGAAGCCGTCGCTTtgttcgtcgtcttcgtcaggCGCCACGAGCTGGGCGTCGCGGTCGCCGAGCCAGTACTTTGCGCGCTTGTTGGCATCCAGTGCATCAAATTGGGCCCCCCGCGCGCGCTTTACAGAGCCGGGAAGCGCCGGCTGCAAGCGTGGTGATTGCGAGGAAACGACGGGCACAACGCGTACGTAGAGATAGGCGACTCGCTTCAGAGCAcggttgaagaagaagtaaTGAGCGGCCCAAATCGCAGactcatcctcctcaaagGGGTCCACGTCTGGGTTGTAGCTGAATACGGTGCACTCGTTTAGGCGCATCTCCTTATCAATCTTGGACCAACAATGTGGACCCCACACCGGCTTGGTCTCAGAAGACGTGGCCTGCTCGATTGGGCGAGCCTCGACATGCGGTCTGACATTCTGCAGGATCGAGTCGAGATTCCCCATCACCCGCCGCAGATTCCGCTCCTTCTTGAAGTCGCCCGGTCTCAGGACGTGAGAGAAGTCGTAGTGTTGATGACTCGCGTTCAGGGTCGCAATCAGATAGGCAAATGTGCGGCGACTTGCGAGTTCTGACAGGGGGCCAAAAGCACTGGAGTGCGAGAACATTTGCATGTTGGGGGATGTCGCCAGCATGGCTTCGCGGTCCGGTGGGGACAAGCTGGCGCCCAGTTTCAATAGCGCAGCATGTTGTGAGCTCAGGTCCTTGTCGATGTTCTTGTACAACTTCTTATCGGAACCGGTCGA
This genomic interval carries:
- a CDS encoding Hsp90-like protein — its product is MGVRIAIREQLAFLVVFAVLVGLMILSVPVWIYVNQFVTQVEGRELALTASLKASRISAELELVQTSIVTISSRILIQDSLLNFYDGNETDENWVQAKGDLNSALSVGALTGLLQGRVYSRNTTGNVHGLLNVTGARIPEIPLPYNGPSGQQAFLSDTPEGYPPALYPNITYEDLGRPNQYRNNTRAFAANAFEGVRITTNGGLLLGPMIINETTALMSITVPIRYNDQQEFILGYMTLVTTANSLIGIRNSREGLGNTGIVLLVGPTQQSNRFPAANAASNATFLPDRDTAADVPVKFVLPPNPLPGQRDRHSERSLASSNDDEPFPMKAYPAVFDSFTKRFLTPNNSSSKLATSNEQGLAVAVGFARTNTALVNWTVVVEQAKSEADAPIDTLRNIILGCVFGTAGLVILLIFPCAHLSVMPIRRLKTATEKSVQPPGYEDGYYSEYDEDDEIPGSGGISARSQRSKRDGFIAAVYKLVGYKPKEKTASEHDRDSTRRIFKIPGKVVDRKHFISDELTELTETFNAMSDELVKQYTSLDQKVLERTKELEISKKAAEAANESKTLFIANISHELKTPLNGILGMCAVCMEENDILRIKQSLKTLYKSGDLLLHLLEDLLSFSKNQIGQQLNLEEKEFRLADIKSQILTIFDKQVREGRITLTVNFLGSETIELSSSPERTSTDNRLPALGPQGTGRLKDMCLWGDQHRILQVIINLVSNSVKFTPAGGRVDVRIKCVGEVETVSANEGSRSSSFSKESRRHGRSRHRLGSNSSTQSVSSRGGSTSEPVKGTALVINPMEPKSTPHIRVRERSPTPPPPGAKAYVFEFEVEDTGPGIEEHMQQKVFEPFVQGDLGLSKKFGGTGLGLSICHQLATLMGGSISLKSTVGVGTTFNMQIPLKYVKDKASSTASSSVKSRPPSVDTIEAIESQHNPKRNSGGTPSKPSIKPASETNAKTILDQQPRLVGLSQPFFASNPARKAKRSTREQMAAIDQAMATKDNKEMKLRVLVADDNSTNIEVVSKMLKLEDVYDVTIAKDGQEAYDLVKANMDDNKGFDVIFMDIQMPNLDGLQSTKLIRKMGYTAPIVALTAFSEESNVKECMESGMDEFLSKPIRRPALKQVLKKFATIPEEPETTSLTRKTTPERATPEKPTHTNGTTAPDLNEKGDAIHPTGNGNATAPASEKILSEKGF
- a CDS encoding Repressor of RNA polymerase III transcription MAF1; protein product: MKYLPLQDFDAVTGALNFNTPDCNVTGGCDLYTTKSTGSDKKLYKNIDKDLSSQHAALLKLGASLSPPDREAMLATSPNMQMFSHSSAFGPLSELASRRTFAYLIATLNASHQHYDFSHVLRPGDFKKERNLRRVMGNLDSILQNVRPHVEARPIEQATSSETKPVWGPHCWSKIDKEMRLNECTVFSYNPDVDPFEEDESAIWAAHYFFFNRALKRVAYLYVRVVPVVSSQSPRLQPALPGSVKRARGAQFDALDANKRAKYWLGDRDAQLVAPDEDDEQSDGFLWNRGADGDLVPFSDDDYTEERFFYDEEEDDETDSDPKSPVRRMSEDVVAHMEI